A single genomic interval of Procambarus clarkii isolate CNS0578487 chromosome 17, FALCON_Pclarkii_2.0, whole genome shotgun sequence harbors:
- the LOC138365711 gene encoding streptococcal hemagglutinin-like yields the protein MFIQPSLNVTRARFVHWQRAQIFDNTEQYVDNRIPDCVRLWRPDENGSVFNNRPSSEQTVAGILNPVEASSAEAASAEAASVEASSAEAASVEAASAEAASAEAASAEASSAEAASAEAASVEASSAEAASAEAASVEASSAEAASAEAASAEAASAEAASAEAASAEAASAEASSAEAASAEAASAEASSAEAASAEAASVEASSAEAASAEAASVEASSAEAASAEAASAEAASAEAASAEAASAEAASAEAASVEASSAEAASAEAASVEAASAEAASAEAASVEAASVEASSAEAASAEAASVEAASAEAASVEASSAEAASAEAASAEAASAEAASAEAASAEAASAEAASAEAASVEAASAEAASAEAASVEATSAEATSVEAASAEATSVEATSAEATSVEAASAEATSVEATSAEATSVEAASVEAASAEAASAEAASAEAASAEAASAEAASVEAASAEAASAEAASVEATSAEATSVEAASAEAASVEATSAEATSVEAASAEAASVEAASVEAASVEAASAEAASAEAASVEAASAEAASAEAASAEAASAEAASAEAASVEAASAEAASAEAASVEAASAEAASAEAASVEAASAEAASVEATSAEAASVEAASVEATSAEATSVEAASAEATSVEATSVEAASAEATSVEATSVEAASAEATSVEAASVEAASAEATSVEAASAEAASAEAASAEATSVEAASAEATSAEAASATHRYMPSPPLNSHHHHHPHKLQ from the exons ATGTTCATCCAACCTTCACTTAATGTTACTAGGGCGAGGTTTGTTCACTGGCAGAGAG CGCAAATATTTGATAATACGGAACAGTATGTCGACAACCGTATACCTGATTGTGTCCGGTTATGGCGGCCGGATGAAAATGGTAGTGTGTTCAACAACCGGCCG AGCTCGGAGCAAACCGTTGCTGGGATCTTGAACCCTGTTGAAGCCTCTAGTGCTGAAGCCGCTAGTGCTGAAGCCGCTAGTGTTGAAGCCTCTAGTGCTGAAGCCGCTAGTGTTGAAGCCGCTAGTGCTGAAGCCGCTAGTGCTGAAGCCGCTAGTGCTGAAGCCTCTAGTGCTGAAGCCGCTAGTGCTGAAGCCGCTAGTGTTGAAGCCTCTAGTGCTGAAGCCGCTAGTGCTGAAGCCGCTAGTGTTGAAGCCTCTAGTGCTGAAGCCGCTAGTGCTGAAGCCGCTAGTGCTGAAGCCGCTAGTGCTGAAGCCGCTAGTGCTGAAGCCGCTAGTGCTGAAGCCGCTAGTGCTGAAGCCTCTAGTGCTGAAGCCGCTAGTGCTGAAGCCGCTAGTGCTGAAGCCTCTAGTGCTGAAGCCGCTAGTGCTGAAGCCGCTAGTGTTGAAGCCTCTAGTGCTGAAGCCGCTAGTGCTGAAGCCGCTAGTGTTGAAGCCTCTAGTGCTGAAGCCGCTAGTGCTGAAGCCGCTAGTGCTGAAGCCGCTAGTGCTGAAGCCGCTAGTGCTGAAGCCGCTAGTGCTGAAGCCGCTAGTGCTGAAGCCGCTAGTGTTGAAGCCTCTAGTGCTGAAGCCGCTAGTGCTGAAGCCGCTAGTGTTGAAGCCGCTAGTGCTGAAGCCGCTAGTGCTGAAGCCGCTAGTGTTGAAGCCGCTAGTGTTGAAGCCTCTAGTGCTGAAGCCGCTAGTGCTGAAGCCGCTAGTGTTGAAGCCGCTAGTGCTGAAGCCGCTAGTGTTGAAGCCTCTAGTGCTGAAGCCGCTAGTGCTGAAGCCGCTAGTGCTGAAGCCGCTAGTGCTGAAGCCGCTAGTGCTGAAGCCGCTAGTGCTGAAGCCGCTAGTGCTGAAGCCGCTAGTGCTGAAGCCGCTAGTGTTGAAGCCGCTAGTGCTGAAGCCGCTAGTGCTGAAGCCGCTAGTGTTGAAGCCACTAGTGCTGAAGCCACGAGTGTTGAAGCCGCTAGTGCTGAAGCCACTAGTGTTGAAGCCACTAGTGCTGAAGCCACGAGTGTTGAAGCCGCTAGTGCTGAAGCCACTAGTGTTGAAGCCACTAGTGCTGAAGCCACGAGTGTTGAAGCCGCTAGTGTTGAAGCCGCTAGTGCTGAAGCCGCTAGTGCTGAAGCCGCTAGTGCTGAAGCCGCTAGTGCTGAAGCCGCTAGTGCTGAAGCCGCTAGTGTTGAAGCCGCTAGTGCTGAAGCCGCTAGTGCTGAAGCCGCTAGTGTTGAAGCCACTAGTGCTGAAGCCACGAGTGTTGAAGCCGCTAGTGCTGAAGCCGCTAGTGTTGAAGCCACTAGTGCTGAAGCCACGAGTGTTGAAGCCGCTAGTGCTGAAGCCGCTAGTGTTGAAGCCGCTAGTGTTGAAGCCGCTAGTGTTGAAGCCGCTAGTGCAGAAGCCGCTAGTGCTGAAGCCGCTAGTGTTGAAGCCGCTAGTGCTGAAGCCGCTAGTGCTGAAGCCGCTAGTGCTGAAGCCGCTAGTGCTGAAGCCGCTAGTGCTGAAGCCGCTAGTGTTGAAGCCGCTAGTGCTGAAGCCGCTAGTGCTGAAGCCGCTAGTGTTGAAGCCGCTAGTGCTGAAGCCGCTAGTGCTGAAGCCGCTAGTGTTGAAGCCGCTAGTGCTGAAGCCGCTAGTGTTGAAGCCACTAGTGCTGAAGCCGCTAGTGTTGAAGCCGCTAGTGTTGAAGCCACTAGTGCTGAAGCCACGAGTGTTGAAGCCGCTAGTGCTGAAGCCACTAGTGTTGAAGCCACTAGTGTTGAAGCCGCTAGTGCTGAAGCCACTAGTGTTGAAGCCACTAGTGTTGAAGCCGCTAGTGCTGAAGCCACGAGTGTTGAAGCCGCTAGTGTTGAAGCCGCTAGTGCTGAAGCCACGAGTGTTGAAGCCGCTAGTGCTGAAGCCGCTAGTGCTGAAGCCGCTAGTGCTGAAGCCACGAGTGTTGAAGCCGCTAGTGCTGAAGCCACGAGTGCTGAAGCCGCTAGTGCTACTCATAGATATATGCCCTCTCCACCTCtaaactcacaccaccaccaccacccacacaaactACAGTAA